A part of Myxococcus landrumus genomic DNA contains:
- a CDS encoding THUMP domain-containing class I SAM-dependent RNA methyltransferase produces the protein MTPRAEEQVYVSTLPGLETALEAECSALGLGPRLVDGGVELSGPAGLHQEANLRLRSASRVLLRLGTFRAGDEASLIRGLRALEVSRAWDGRTPPRMAVSLKRTGVPGPNVVLNSAAKAWGLSSVEEAGAGALDEEGGSGLVMLVRVEGETFTVSVDTSGEPLHRRGYRQEVSRAPLRETLAAGLLMLAGYDGTQPLVDPMCGSGTFLVEGAWMSLRRAPGLLHGFAFESFPGFDASAWAARKARAEAEALTEPRAPVYGFDINAGSLGTARRNARRAGLTLTLERKDLRTLTPPPGGPGLLVANPPYGKRLGEGEDLPGLYRALGAMVRERFAGWRSALLVPEEAALLKALALPGARSLPVRNGGLRCRLLLVG, from the coding sequence ATGACTCCTCGCGCTGAAGAACAAGTCTACGTCTCCACCCTCCCCGGACTGGAGACCGCGCTGGAGGCGGAGTGCTCCGCGCTGGGCCTCGGGCCGCGCCTGGTGGACGGGGGCGTGGAGCTCTCGGGCCCCGCCGGGTTGCACCAGGAGGCGAACCTCCGGCTTCGCAGCGCCAGCCGCGTGCTCCTGCGGTTGGGGACGTTTCGCGCGGGAGACGAGGCGTCGCTGATTCGCGGCCTGCGTGCGTTGGAGGTGTCGCGTGCGTGGGATGGACGCACGCCGCCCCGGATGGCGGTGAGCCTGAAGCGCACGGGAGTGCCGGGGCCGAACGTCGTGCTGAATTCGGCGGCGAAGGCGTGGGGCTTGTCGTCCGTGGAGGAGGCGGGAGCGGGAGCGCTCGATGAAGAGGGCGGCTCCGGCCTCGTGATGTTGGTTCGCGTGGAGGGCGAAACGTTCACGGTGAGCGTGGACACGAGCGGCGAGCCGTTGCACCGGCGGGGCTATCGGCAGGAAGTCAGCCGCGCTCCGCTGCGCGAGACGCTCGCCGCGGGCCTCCTGATGCTGGCGGGGTATGACGGCACGCAGCCGCTGGTGGACCCCATGTGCGGCTCTGGCACGTTCCTGGTGGAGGGGGCGTGGATGTCCCTGCGTCGCGCGCCGGGGTTGCTGCACGGCTTCGCGTTCGAGTCCTTCCCCGGCTTCGACGCGAGCGCGTGGGCCGCGCGCAAGGCTCGCGCGGAAGCGGAGGCGCTGACGGAGCCTCGCGCCCCGGTGTATGGCTTTGACATCAACGCGGGCTCGCTGGGGACGGCGCGGCGGAATGCCCGGCGCGCGGGGCTGACGCTGACGCTGGAGCGCAAGGACTTGCGCACCTTGACGCCACCACCGGGAGGCCCTGGCCTGCTGGTGGCGAATCCTCCCTATGGCAAGCGGCTGGGCGAAGGTGAGGACTTGCCGGGGCTCTATCGCGCGCTCGGTGCGATGGTCCGCGAGCGCTTCGCGGGTTGGCGCTCGGCGCTGCTCGTTCCCGAGGAGGCCGCGCTGCTCAAGGCGCTGGCGCTTCCCGGGGCGCGAAGCCTGCCCGTGCGCAATGGCGGGTTGCGTTGCAGGCTGCTGCTGGTGGGGTAG
- a CDS encoding imm11 family protein encodes MSNRARYFNLLQAMPNGKWSLGEPLDRQGREPEDFKEFTSGRPSQPNGRLTIPVDEPGSRLDYSTAGVGLTPVVHVRVATLFAELAPNDVQLIPVDIKGCPDEYLILVATRLVRCIDDKRSQEILRWKPEDERPDKLGQYRSVYGLRIDRTKVGDTKVFRPWGWTVALIVTEDIKTAMERAKVSGAKFEEV; translated from the coding sequence ATGTCGAACCGCGCTCGATACTTCAATCTCCTTCAGGCGATGCCGAACGGGAAGTGGTCCCTGGGGGAGCCGCTGGACCGCCAGGGCAGGGAACCGGAAGACTTCAAGGAGTTCACGTCAGGACGCCCTTCTCAGCCGAATGGCCGACTGACCATTCCCGTGGATGAGCCAGGAAGCCGCTTGGACTACAGCACCGCGGGCGTGGGCCTGACTCCCGTGGTCCACGTCCGGGTGGCCACCCTCTTCGCGGAACTCGCTCCCAACGACGTTCAGCTGATACCCGTGGACATCAAGGGGTGTCCGGACGAGTACCTGATTCTCGTGGCGACCCGGCTTGTCCGGTGCATCGACGACAAGCGCTCACAGGAAATCCTGCGCTGGAAGCCCGAAGACGAGCGCCCCGACAAACTTGGTCAGTACCGCAGCGTGTACGGCCTGCGGATTGACCGCACGAAGGTGGGCGACACGAAGGTGTTCCGTCCCTGGGGATGGACCGTCGCGCTCATCGTCACGGAGGACATCAAGACCGCCATGGAGCGCGCGAAGGTCTCTGGCGCGAAGTTCGAGGAAGTGTGA
- a CDS encoding APC family permease, with the protein MRRAVSRWELVGFSINDVIGSGVYLLPAAAAANLGSASTGAVVLAGLAVLLLVLCFAEAASYFDKPGSAYLYTREAFGELVGFQVGWMTWLARVASVASLSVGFSRALGYLWPAANEGVGQSLAIAIPLLALTAINIFGVKGGARTAVFLAVTKTVPLLIFIGVGIFFVSAPLAMSVTPKADGNLGAAVLLLLFAYAGFENTAAPAGEFKNPRRDVPFALVVQIGVVTIIYTAVQWVTLGTLPGVVDAKTPLADAAARFLGGWGGLLMTVGGVLSILGTNSNTVLAGPRYLYALARDGFGPAALATLHPRFRTPAVAILVQTGIALPLAFSGSFEFLATLSVVARLATYFGTAVAVPVLRRKLEQPPNAFRIPGGPVIPIAAASLCVVFAMSAERKNLIAGAIALSIGFVLYRLQRRPNGKVALE; encoded by the coding sequence ATGCGGCGCGCCGTCTCCCGATGGGAGCTGGTGGGCTTCTCCATCAACGACGTCATCGGCAGTGGTGTGTATCTGTTGCCCGCGGCGGCGGCCGCGAACCTGGGCTCGGCGAGCACGGGGGCCGTCGTGCTCGCGGGCCTGGCGGTGTTGCTCCTGGTGCTGTGTTTCGCGGAAGCGGCCAGCTACTTCGACAAGCCTGGCAGCGCGTATCTGTATACACGTGAGGCTTTTGGCGAGCTGGTGGGGTTCCAGGTGGGGTGGATGACGTGGCTGGCGCGTGTCGCGTCGGTGGCGTCACTGTCCGTCGGATTCTCCCGGGCGCTGGGCTACTTGTGGCCCGCGGCCAATGAGGGCGTGGGACAGAGCCTGGCCATCGCGATTCCGCTGCTCGCGCTCACCGCCATCAACATCTTCGGCGTGAAGGGCGGCGCTCGCACGGCGGTGTTCCTCGCGGTGACGAAGACGGTGCCGCTGCTCATCTTCATCGGCGTGGGCATCTTCTTCGTCTCGGCCCCGCTGGCGATGTCGGTGACGCCCAAGGCCGATGGCAACCTGGGCGCGGCCGTGCTGCTGCTGCTCTTCGCGTATGCGGGGTTCGAGAACACGGCGGCCCCTGCGGGTGAGTTCAAGAATCCCCGCCGCGATGTGCCCTTCGCGCTCGTGGTGCAGATTGGCGTCGTCACCATCATCTACACCGCGGTGCAGTGGGTGACGCTCGGGACGCTGCCGGGGGTCGTGGACGCGAAGACGCCGTTGGCGGATGCGGCCGCGCGATTCCTCGGGGGATGGGGCGGACTGTTGATGACAGTGGGCGGGGTGCTGTCCATCCTCGGCACCAACAGCAACACGGTGCTTGCGGGGCCTCGGTATCTCTATGCGCTGGCGCGGGACGGCTTTGGTCCGGCGGCACTCGCCACGCTGCACCCTCGCTTCCGGACGCCCGCGGTCGCGATTCTGGTGCAGACGGGCATCGCGCTGCCGCTCGCGTTCTCCGGCTCGTTCGAGTTCCTCGCCACGCTCTCCGTGGTGGCCCGGCTGGCGACGTACTTCGGCACGGCCGTGGCGGTGCCCGTGTTGCGGCGCAAGCTGGAGCAGCCCCCCAATGCGTTCCGGATTCCGGGCGGACCGGTGATTCCCATCGCCGCCGCGTCGCTGTGTGTCGTGTTCGCGATGAGCGCGGAGCGAAAGAACCTCATCGCGGGTGCCATCGCGCTGAGCATCGGCTTCGTGCTGTACCGGCTCCAGCGCCGGCCCAACGGGAAGGTCGCGCTCGAGTAG
- a CDS encoding lysophospholipid acyltransferase family protein — MLRILFSLMARLPEGPRRHVVRTLMDSVWDVLAEEQVEGRSYLLDEPCLYICNHLSNADGFTLYRAFRPRKLYFMAGVKLQSTVMTRLASETMDTIAIKPNSPDIEAMRRAVETLKGGDSVLIFPEGARSRTGELQQAKKGVSLIAKRAGVPVVPIALMGTEKLMPIDDGDMGGERLYRANVRIRVGPSFRVEDLESEVAGAEDPRQALVDAMMRRVARLLTPEYQGVYAEAPPRVPLTLLPDPPAVPSP; from the coding sequence GTGCTCCGCATTCTCTTTTCGCTGATGGCCCGATTGCCGGAAGGTCCCCGGCGCCACGTGGTGCGCACGCTGATGGACAGCGTGTGGGATGTGCTGGCGGAAGAGCAGGTGGAGGGCCGGAGCTACCTCCTGGATGAGCCGTGCCTCTACATCTGCAACCACTTGTCCAACGCGGATGGCTTCACGCTCTACCGCGCCTTCCGTCCTCGCAAGCTGTACTTCATGGCGGGCGTGAAGCTGCAAAGCACGGTGATGACGCGGCTGGCGTCGGAGACGATGGACACCATCGCCATCAAGCCCAACTCACCGGACATCGAGGCCATGCGCCGGGCGGTGGAGACGCTCAAGGGCGGTGACTCGGTGCTCATCTTCCCCGAGGGCGCGCGCAGCCGCACGGGCGAGTTGCAGCAGGCCAAGAAGGGCGTGTCGCTCATCGCGAAGCGCGCCGGGGTGCCGGTGGTCCCCATCGCGTTGATGGGGACAGAGAAGCTGATGCCCATCGACGACGGGGACATGGGCGGCGAGCGGCTGTATCGCGCGAACGTCCGCATCCGCGTGGGCCCCTCGTTCCGCGTGGAGGACCTGGAGTCGGAGGTCGCCGGCGCGGAGGACCCGAGACAGGCGCTGGTGGATGCGATGATGCGCCGGGTGGCCAGGCTCCTGACGCCCGAGTATCAGGGCGTCTACGCGGAGGCCCCGCCGCGCGTTCCGCTCACGCTGCTGCCCGACCCTCCGGCCGTGCCGTCGCCGTGA
- a CDS encoding RluA family pseudouridine synthase, which yields MDARVTRFEPQMRPPDEGGSFPSPFDELGPAELARQAAKVLQRELRDGFVAPGLPTSLLEDAEGGKMFGVLVVRLLDGSLGFLRAFSGMLAGQWDVAGFVPPVFDREARARIEPEGEAMVKALHARAVAMRGAPELRSLRAEHAAQSERHASELALMREQHEARRKARHARRSELTRPATTGQVSPPEENRAALHALDQESRGDKAERRRLEALQQEERQRIEPLLARIERRLRAMDRLRQMGSRALMRRIHDTYVITSARGEQRPLRQLFEQGQPPSGAADCAAPKLFAYAYVHGLRPLALAEFWWGAPPPAGGRVSGAYYASCREKCAPLLPFMLEGLSVAPPRTFSPPVAASTSATGELSILFEDAWLVVIHKPEGLLSVPGREASLSDSVLTRLRARYPQATGPLLVHRLDLDTSGLLVAALDSRTHSALQHQFVHREVSKRYVAWVEGLVRGEEGRIDFPMRVDLHDRPRQIHDPVHGKPAVTEWRVLERRDGRTRVAFFPLTGRTHQLRVHASHPLGLGAPIVGDRLYGRDGERLMLHAESLTLQHPGTGSTVTFQCPAPF from the coding sequence GTGGACGCGCGAGTCACCCGCTTCGAGCCGCAGATGCGTCCTCCCGACGAGGGAGGCAGCTTCCCGAGCCCCTTCGATGAGCTGGGCCCCGCGGAGCTGGCGCGACAGGCCGCGAAGGTGCTGCAACGCGAGCTGCGCGACGGGTTCGTTGCACCGGGGCTGCCCACGTCCCTGCTGGAGGACGCCGAGGGCGGGAAGATGTTCGGCGTGCTCGTGGTGCGGCTGCTCGACGGGAGCCTGGGGTTCCTGCGGGCCTTCTCGGGGATGCTCGCGGGACAGTGGGACGTCGCGGGCTTTGTCCCTCCTGTGTTCGACCGCGAGGCCCGGGCTCGGATTGAGCCAGAGGGCGAAGCCATGGTGAAGGCCCTGCATGCTCGCGCGGTGGCGATGCGGGGCGCACCTGAGCTGCGCTCGTTGCGAGCCGAGCATGCGGCGCAGTCGGAGCGGCATGCGTCGGAGCTCGCACTGATGCGCGAGCAGCATGAGGCTCGGCGCAAGGCGCGCCATGCGCGGAGGAGCGAGCTCACCCGTCCCGCGACAACGGGGCAGGTGTCTCCTCCAGAGGAGAACAGGGCCGCGCTCCACGCGCTGGATCAGGAGAGCCGAGGTGACAAGGCCGAACGTCGCCGGTTGGAGGCGCTCCAACAGGAAGAGCGACAGCGAATCGAGCCGCTTCTCGCGCGCATCGAGCGGCGGCTGCGCGCCATGGACCGGCTGCGACAGATGGGCAGCCGTGCGCTCATGCGGCGCATCCATGACACCTACGTCATCACCAGTGCGCGCGGTGAGCAGCGGCCGTTGCGCCAGCTCTTCGAGCAGGGGCAGCCACCCTCCGGCGCCGCCGACTGCGCCGCACCGAAGCTCTTCGCGTATGCGTACGTCCACGGACTGCGCCCGCTCGCGCTCGCGGAGTTCTGGTGGGGCGCCCCGCCTCCCGCGGGTGGACGCGTCAGCGGGGCGTACTACGCCTCATGCCGTGAGAAGTGCGCGCCCCTGCTCCCGTTCATGTTGGAAGGACTTTCGGTCGCGCCGCCTCGGACGTTCTCTCCTCCGGTCGCGGCCTCGACCTCGGCCACGGGCGAGCTGTCCATCCTGTTCGAGGACGCGTGGCTCGTCGTCATCCACAAGCCCGAAGGACTGCTGTCCGTGCCGGGGCGTGAAGCCTCGCTGAGTGACTCGGTGCTCACGCGGCTGCGGGCACGGTATCCTCAGGCCACGGGCCCGCTCCTCGTGCACCGCCTGGACCTGGATACATCGGGCCTGCTGGTCGCGGCGCTCGACTCGCGGACGCACTCGGCACTGCAACACCAGTTCGTCCATCGCGAGGTGAGCAAGCGCTATGTCGCGTGGGTGGAGGGACTCGTGCGAGGGGAAGAGGGCCGCATCGACTTCCCGATGCGCGTCGACCTCCATGACCGGCCTCGGCAGATTCACGACCCCGTCCACGGCAAGCCCGCGGTGACGGAGTGGCGTGTTCTCGAGCGACGTGATGGACGAACTCGCGTGGCCTTCTTCCCGCTCACGGGAAGGACCCACCAACTCCGGGTCCATGCCTCCCATCCCCTGGGCCTCGGAGCGCCCATCGTCGGAGACAGACTCTACGGGCGAGATGGCGAGCGACTCATGCTCCACGCGGAGTCACTCACCCTCCAGCATCCGGGGACCGGGAGCACTGTCACATTCCAGTGCCCCGCACCCTTCTGA
- a CDS encoding AHH domain-containing protein, whose translation MTIRWAVPLLLWSVCIGCTTARVVRLETGLGSIEVMPREEPGAEVGAAELDDDEFEEVLEELAQDVRPFRNPMRQAREVFGVPSRSGMYRYESRSPHLIPQRGGNVEGSLLLELYADESLTREYGRWCADRDQAGDCLRLLDEGPLLGSDGKYTLALAIAMDSVWEETSEAFEDMANPQALTASVTAAAAMYLMLWALPEPVSKGVAATMTALAIAYLGVDTVWRLLDGWLTLVREVGRATSFEQLHAAGEAYGEVLGENAARVFVMLATAAIGSTAGLVGRSGWLPGSAQAALAVESQAGFQFAGVAGVRSVAMTTEGFTIALAPNALAMANRGVGRGEKHHIATNKNDVSAARGGPWTPEFRRLFRRAGMELKDPENIVRVSGHKGPHPEEYHRFVFNRLQGALGNCRTVVDCRKVLTEELRLLSREAQTPGTLINRWVTKGQ comes from the coding sequence ATGACGATTCGCTGGGCAGTGCCGCTGCTCCTGTGGAGTGTGTGTATCGGCTGCACGACCGCGCGGGTCGTGCGTCTGGAGACGGGCCTCGGCTCCATCGAGGTGATGCCTCGCGAGGAGCCGGGCGCGGAGGTGGGGGCTGCCGAGCTCGACGATGACGAGTTCGAGGAGGTTTTGGAGGAGCTGGCTCAAGACGTGCGCCCGTTCCGCAATCCCATGCGGCAGGCGCGTGAAGTCTTTGGTGTCCCCTCGCGCAGCGGGATGTACCGCTATGAGAGCCGCTCTCCTCACCTCATTCCCCAGCGTGGAGGGAACGTCGAGGGCTCCCTGCTATTGGAGCTCTACGCGGATGAATCGCTGACTCGCGAGTATGGCCGGTGGTGCGCGGACCGGGACCAGGCGGGGGATTGCCTGCGCCTGCTGGACGAAGGCCCGCTGTTGGGCAGCGATGGCAAGTACACGCTGGCGCTGGCCATCGCGATGGACTCGGTCTGGGAGGAGACGTCGGAGGCCTTCGAGGACATGGCGAATCCCCAGGCTCTCACGGCGAGCGTCACCGCCGCCGCGGCGATGTACCTCATGCTCTGGGCCTTGCCGGAGCCCGTCTCCAAGGGTGTCGCGGCGACCATGACGGCCCTCGCGATTGCCTATCTGGGCGTGGATACGGTGTGGCGCTTGTTGGACGGGTGGCTGACGCTGGTGCGAGAGGTCGGCCGGGCCACGTCCTTCGAGCAGCTTCACGCGGCGGGAGAGGCCTATGGCGAGGTCCTGGGGGAGAACGCCGCACGTGTCTTCGTGATGCTGGCGACGGCGGCGATTGGCAGCACGGCGGGGCTGGTCGGGAGGTCGGGATGGCTGCCTGGCTCCGCGCAAGCAGCGCTCGCGGTGGAGTCGCAGGCCGGCTTCCAGTTCGCGGGGGTGGCCGGAGTGCGGTCTGTCGCGATGACCACGGAGGGGTTCACCATCGCGCTCGCGCCCAACGCCCTGGCGATGGCGAACCGGGGCGTGGGGCGGGGCGAGAAACACCACATCGCGACGAACAAGAACGATGTCTCGGCCGCGCGAGGAGGACCGTGGACACCCGAGTTCCGGAGGCTCTTCCGACGCGCGGGGATGGAGCTGAAGGACCCCGAGAACATCGTTCGTGTCTCGGGCCACAAGGGGCCGCATCCAGAGGAGTACCATCGCTTCGTCTTCAACCGGCTTCAGGGCGCGCTGGGCAACTGCCGGACGGTGGTAGATTGCAGGAAGGTCCTCACGGAAGAGCTCCGCCTTCTCTCGAGAGAAGCGCAGACGCCAGGAACGCTCATCAACCGGTGGGTGACGAAGGGGCAGTGA